In Paenibacillus sp. BIC5C1, a genomic segment contains:
- a CDS encoding sugar O-acetyltransferase, with protein MTEEERIFNGILFSPGHPDLKAIKLRSHNLSSQYSRTFEDQTEEREALLMQILGRKGERCFMQGPIFFHYGVHTEIGNHFFANYNLTVQDDAKVTIGDHVSFGPNVTIVTPVHPFIASERRQMLDQNGEPKSLCYAKPVTIGNDVWISANVTVCGGVTIGDGCVIGAGSVVTQDIPEGSFAAGVPCRVIRPITESDSMRYKPEVLADCSVIE; from the coding sequence ATGACTGAAGAAGAACGTATTTTTAATGGGATCTTATTTAGCCCCGGCCATCCTGATCTTAAGGCTATTAAGCTTCGCTCTCACAATCTTAGTAGTCAATACAGTCGTACTTTTGAGGATCAAACGGAAGAACGCGAAGCATTACTCATGCAGATTCTGGGTCGAAAAGGAGAGCGTTGTTTTATGCAAGGGCCCATTTTCTTTCATTATGGCGTTCACACAGAAATCGGTAACCATTTTTTTGCGAACTATAATCTGACCGTCCAGGATGATGCTAAGGTTACCATTGGTGATCACGTCAGCTTTGGACCTAACGTAACCATTGTTACACCGGTTCACCCTTTCATTGCTTCAGAACGTCGACAAATGCTGGACCAAAACGGGGAACCTAAGTCGCTCTGTTATGCTAAACCTGTCACCATCGGAAATGATGTTTGGATTTCGGCCAACGTCACCGTATGCGGCGGTGTTACCATTGGCGACGGATGCGTCATTGGCGCTGGAAGTGTAGTGACCCAAGATATTCCTGAAGGATCTTTTGCAGCGGGTGTACCTTGCAGAGTCATTCGTCCAATCACAGAATCGGACAGCATGCGCTATAAACCAGAAGTTCTTGCTGATTGCAGCGTAATTGAATAA
- a CDS encoding DUF896 domain-containing protein, whose amino-acid sequence MIKHLGRINELAKKEREEGLTNAERVEQQVLREDYLREIRGQVLNTFSVLTILDPDGNDVTPDKVRNEKGISL is encoded by the coding sequence ATGATTAAACATTTAGGTCGCATTAATGAATTGGCGAAAAAAGAGCGTGAAGAAGGTTTGACCAATGCGGAACGAGTTGAACAACAAGTATTACGAGAGGACTATTTACGGGAAATTCGTGGGCAAGTTCTAAACACTTTTTCAGTGCTTACCATACTTGATCCAGATGGAAATGATGTAACACCGGACAAAGTACGAAACGAAAAGGGAATCAGTTTGTAA